TTTTTCGCATTTTTCTTTGCCAAAAATTTCCGCCGTCACCGGTAAATCAGGACCGTGCATCTGTCCGGTCAAAGCGATGCGCAGCGGCATCCACAATTTTTTGCCCATGATGCCGGTTTCTTTCTGTACGGTCTTCATTATTTCTTTGAAATTTTCCCGATCCAGAACCGCAATCGAGCGCAATTCCCGCAGAAATGACCAGAACACTTTTTGCGAACTGTCATCCCGAATCATTTCCTTGGCATCGGGATCGTCAAACACAATTTTGTTCTGAAAAAAAATTCGTACATGATCGGCAATCTGATCCAGCGTTTCGATTCTTTCGCGCGCCACAGCCACAATTTTTTGTATTTTCTCCTCGTCATCCACAGGGAAACCGGCTTGCTGAAAATAGGGCGTTGTCAATCGGACAATTCGCGCCAGTTCTGCGCTGCGAATGTAATGGCCGTTCATCCAGTTCAATTTTTCAAAATCAAACATCGCCGCGGATCTGGACATGCGCTCGAAATCGAACTCCTCAATCAAACGCTCAATCGACAAAATTTCATCGCCGGTTTTGGACGACCAGCTCAACAAACTGAGATAATTGATCAACGCCTCAGGCAAATAGCCTTTCATTCGATACTGATCCAGAGAAGTCGCGCCGTGCCGTTTGGAGAGTCGCGTCCCGTCGGGGCCCAAAATCATGGGAATGTGCGCAAACTGCGGCATGTCGAATCCGAGCGCCTGGTACAGCAGCGCTTGGCGCGGCGTATTGGAAACATGATCGTCGCCGCGAATGACGTGGCTGATTTTCATCAGTCCGTCATCGACCACAGCAGCAAAATTGTACGTGGGAATCCCTTCACCGCGCATGATGACAAAATCGCTGATATTTTCCGTCTCAAATCGCAATTCGCCTTTGACAAGATCTTTGAAAACCACTTCGGTTTTACCCGGGACTTTGAAACGAATTGCCGGTTTTCTTCCTTCTGCGATAAATTGCTGTCTTTCTTCCTCTGTCAAGTGCAAACAACGGCGATTGTAAAAACCCGCCTCGCCGCGAGCATGGCTCTCATTTCGCATTTGCTCCAATTCTTCAGGCGTGCAGTAACAAAAATACGCCTTGCCCTCATCCATCAACTTTTTCGCGTACTGCTGATAAATTTCCAGCCGTCGGGATTGTCGATAAGGGCCATAATC
The nucleotide sequence above comes from Calditrichota bacterium. Encoded proteins:
- a CDS encoding glutamate--tRNA ligase; this translates as MDTRVRFAPSPTGHLHIGNARTAILNWLFARHTGGKFILRIEDTDPERSVESYIDQIVEDMRWLGLSWDEGPEIEGDYGPYRQSRRLEIYQQYAKKLMDEGKAYFCYCTPEELEQMRNESHARGEAGFYNRRCLHLTEEERQQFIAEGRKPAIRFKVPGKTEVVFKDLVKGELRFETENISDFVIMRGEGIPTYNFAAVVDDGLMKISHVIRGDDHVSNTPRQALLYQALGFDMPQFAHIPMILGPDGTRLSKRHGATSLDQYRMKGYLPEALINYLSLLSWSSKTGDEILSIERLIEEFDFERMSRSAAMFDFEKLNWMNGHYIRSAELARIVRLTTPYFQQAGFPVDDEEKIQKIVAVARERIETLDQIADHVRIFFQNKIVFDDPDAKEMIRDDSSQKVFWSFLRELRSIAVLDRENFKEIMKTVQKETGIMGKKLWMPLRIALTGQMHGPDLPVTAEIFGKEKCEKFIERAIYK